One segment of Cervus canadensis isolate Bull #8, Minnesota chromosome 32, ASM1932006v1, whole genome shotgun sequence DNA contains the following:
- the ANKRD61 gene encoding ankyrin repeat domain-containing protein 61, which produces MGNITKRGSKGRAANGPQAPGGGTAATVHVRLCEAIMQQDCAALRALLRSHPVNQPVTIPVDSTGCSMGHSRLYLNQETLSFIPIHLAAKHRKAQSLLCLLEHGADPEVRDTEGLTTLHLMLLNWPITSTTWTKPRDRIQMMLTDIQSNAVLCLRILCAHGAQVNAQVDSGRRHCPLHLATMYGTHLVLPILAQKGAQVNAQNGSSMTPLHMAADKLNKEMMETLIAWGANVNCAISSTGNTALKLAVCTASSKAGRLLAAGLGCIRLLLVHGAQVNAQDHDGQAAIHEACFGGREAIINLLLKFEANVNILTRNGESPIYMYLQRGSNIRDTALLARLLFHSYPLRLTNHQGNLPAGILLPEFHLLKETLLKLTQKPLSLEDICKRSVRNIYGEKHKQLLKRLLPGKIWNSVYGYHDLAHLLK; this is translated from the exons ATGGGAAACATAACCAAGAGAGGCAGCAAGGGGCGGGCGGCCAAcgggccccaggccccagggggCGGCACGGCGGCCACAGTGCACGTCCGGCTCTGCGAGGCCATCATGCAGCAGGACTGCGCCGCGCTCCGGGCCCTGCTGAGGAGCCACCCCGTCAACCAGCCCGTGACCATCCCGGTCGACTCCACGGGTTGTAGCATGGGCCACTCCAGGCTCTACCTCAACCAG GAGACGCTGTCCTTCATCCCCATCCACCTGGCAGCCAAACACCGGAAGGCACAGAGTCTGCTTTGTTTGTTGGAGCACGGGGCTGACCCAGAAGTCCG GGACACGGAAGGCCTCACCACCCTGCACCTGATGCTGCTGAACTGGCCCATCACCTCAACCACATGGACGAAGCCGAGGGACAGGATCCAGATGATGCTGACGGACATCCAGAGCAACGCCGTCCTCTGCCTCCGCATCCTGTGTGCGCATGGGGCCCAGGTGAATGCGCAGGTGGACAGCGGCCGCAGGCACTGCCCGCTGCACCTGGCCACCATGTACGGGACCCACCTGGTCCTGCCCATCCTGGCGCAGAAGGGGGCCCAGGTCAACGCCCAGAACGGGTCCAGCATGACGCCCCTGCACATGGCTGCCGACAAACTCAACAAGGAGATGATGGAAACGTTGATTGCCTGGGGGGCCAATGTCAACTGCGCCATCTCCTCCACGGGCAACACGGCCCTGAAGCTGGCGGTGTGCACCGCGTCGAGCAAGGCCGGCCGGCTACTGGCGGCAGGCCTCGGCTGCATTCGCCTGCTCCTGGTCCACGGGGCCCAGGTCAACGCCCAGGACCACGACGGTCAGGCCGCCATCCATGAGGCATGTTTCGGAGGCAGGGAGGCGATCATCAACCTCCTGCTCAAATTTGAAGCCAATGTGAACATCTTAACAAGAAACGGGGAGTCTCCGATATACATGTACCTCCAGCGTGGCTCCAACATACGAGACACGGCCCTTCTCGCCAGGTTGCTCTTCCACTCTTACCCTCTGAGGCTGACCAACCACCAAGGAAACCTGCCTGCAGGAATCCTGCTCCCAGAATTCCACCTCCTAAAGGAAACCCTCCTGAAACTAACTCAGAAGCCCTTATCCCTGGAAGACATCTGTAAAAGAAGTGTCAGAAATATTTACGGGGAGAAGCACAAACAGCTCTTGAAGCGACTTCTCCCGGGGAAGATCTGGAATTCTGTCTATGGTTATCACGACTTAGCTCATCTCCTGAAATAA